The sequence GATCATTACGAAACAGTAATCAATTGTAGTTATTTTATCAAACTTCCGATCATCTAAACTGTGGCCTTGTTCTTCTCTTTACTTTTCTAGAAAAGTAAAACAAAAGTCGACACTATTCTCAAATCGCTTCGCTTACATGGGTGTTCATAGTGTCAGAAACGTACTGCGTACGATTTATGAAAAAGTTATTAATCGCACGAATGTGCGCCTTTGTCATGGCGAACGCCCTTGAAAGCAACGCGATTCGAGAGCCATGACGCTTTTTTGCTTCGTTTTTTCTAAAAAAATGAAGAGGGGTAACACTGCCGCAGTTTGAATGTTTAGGAAGTTCAGTAAAACGTTAAAAGTCTAAAGTTTCGGATGACGAACTGATACTATTCCGTCATCATCCCATACGGCCGCTTCAACTTCTCCGTTAACTGATGCATACTGACCGAGCGTCCTTCTCTGGCAAACTCTCTTCCATCCATAAAGACGATCATCGTAGGCACGGAAAAGACTTGAAAATGTGCAGAGATCTTCGGGTTTTCATGTGCATCCAAATAGATCTGTTTGAGCTGGGGAAAATGCTCATCAAAGACCTCTTTAAATTTGGGTCTGAGCGCATGACAGACACTACAGTGCTCTCCGGAAAAGTAGAGTAAAACCCCTACTTCGGTTCTTATAATCTCTTGTAGTTCTTCCAATGTCATTTTTGTTCCTTTATTTCTACTAATTTCGATACCGCTTCTCCATGTTCATACAAAACTACTTTTCCATTCCTGAATGAAACATAATTAAGAGACTCAAGTATCACTTTTGATGGTACTGAATACTGAGCATATTCACCATTTAAATTCTCTTCTAAAATCATATCAAATAATCTAGCACTCTCTTGTATGTATTGTTTATATCTAATTCCATAACTAAAAACGATTGTCCTTACAATCATATTGATAAAAAGTGCAATAAAATCAAATCCTAATGTAGATGTCTGTACAAATAATTTACCTCTGTTGATATCGTCTTTAACACTAAAAGGATTATCTAACATTCCCATA is a genomic window of Sulfurovum sp. XGS-02 containing:
- a CDS encoding co-chaperone YbbN produces the protein MTLEELQEIIRTEVGVLLYFSGEHCSVCHALRPKFKEVFDEHFPQLKQIYLDAHENPKISAHFQVFSVPTMIVFMDGREFAREGRSVSMHQLTEKLKRPYGMMTE